From Drosophila santomea strain STO CAGO 1482 chromosome 2R, Prin_Dsan_1.1, whole genome shotgun sequence:
AATTAATTAACTAGTCCGCTAAGTCGTCAATGTCGCCTAATGTGAGTTCTATATATTGCATCAGATAATACAATAACAGAGTATTTTAGCTGTAAACAAACAGACCTGGAACACCCGAAATCCACTTAAGACAAGTAGACAAACactacacatacacacacacactcgacATACTAAGCTTTTATAAactatttaacaaaaatatatatatactatggaaaataataatccTGCCAAGTAACATTCGAATACCTGCTTGAAGAAGATACACCCGCTTTTGCTaagaaaccaaaaacgaaacaaaacgaaacgaacaaAACCAAGATTTAAGCCAAGATGACGAGAATTGTAATGAAACCAGTAATAAAGACAGATATAGAAGAGACACTAGGGCTAAATACGATTTTTATACTTTCGATAAAATGGTTTTTTATACTAAACGTAAAAACTCTTTGAAACAGAGCGCGCGGACGTGGCGATCACTTTGAGAATCACTTTTATTTGGGTCATGAATAAAGGTCATattatagttatatatataatatccGTACATAATATGTGTAAAGCCCTAACTGCAACTATGGAACGACAGCACAAATTTTGTTTAGCAAGAGGAAAGAGGAAAAACAGACCGAAAATGCTGAGAAGTGGagaacaaaaatcaaatactGACTAAAGCAGAAAAAATCGTTTTCAAGTCTAGTTCTtaacacacccacacatacacactctctctcacaccacaccacacagacacacacacccacGTGCAGCaacataaaatcaaatatatactaaatatataaacatttatgtatatatttagcAAACGAGTAAATAAACCACACCCGCACAAATCGCTCTCAAAAACGAATTAAAAATTACGAATTAACTATTATGCTTTGTAAGCccaaaaaggcgaaaaacCGATTGCACGACCGGCAGCCAGCAAAAATCTCTAGCGGAAATGTCCACGAACTTAGCCTGCGACAGCGATTTTTGTATGAGCAAACAActaaaatttgtaaatatatatttcttgattttatcaaaaaccaaaagcgaTACACTGAAATCATTCGAGCCCTTAGTTTTATCCTAATTGCAACTGAAACTCTTTTTCTATATCTATCCAGATATCGAAGTACATAAGCGAGAGCATactttaaatggaaaattataCCAAGAGCAAGTAATGAACAATGTCAACTACAATAAATTAGCAAAATGGAGGCGGGAGAAgtgaatgaaattaaatattagtgcaataattaacaaattattcGGTATAACTAAAATGGAATACATCTAAGTAAACGCTTtgtaaaatacatataaacaatttattaaatggaaaaaggaaaatggaaaacattaaaaactaataaaaccCAGaggaatggaaaatgaaacACTATTGAGTAATAAAAGCATTGACATTGACACACGTGATTCGATATCTCATCTAATAAGCATAAATCAAtaagataataataaagagaaattaaagaaaatgcaaaacgaacattttgttctttagaTTTGTGCTACTTAACGagttacatttatttaacaataaaattgGCATTGTCTTTAGCTTTCGATTTTACAGACATTCTCAACGGGTCTGAAAATCGCAAAgctcttaaaatatttaaaggcTACAATTGACATTACGGCTGCTTCATGACAGTGCGAATATATTTGAGGACGTCCGGATTGGACAGGATGTGCATGTGGTCCACGTTCTGAAGGGCCAATGTGTTTATAGGGGCGCTGGAGTAGCCCGACCAATACTGGCAGGCTCTCAGAGAGCGCTGGTTAACAGTGCCGTCGCCGAGACCCATTATCAACTTGGGCGTTTCCCCATTAATGTCCGATTTCTTGTACTGCAGTCTGTTAAGAGGTAGAGTTAAATTAGTTGAATTCTGTTTCGCAGAGGTAGCTCTACTTACCTCTCAACCGTGTCAATGCCATCGCCATAAAGACAGTGCAGTTCCACATTCGGTGGATTAAAGTTTCGGTTGTACCGAATCGTATCCTTGCGCATTTCCCAGCCCGTCATGTAGTCAAGGTCGTAGAAGAATTCTTTGAGCTGTGCCATTGTATAGTTCCGGCTTGGGGTCGTTGCCAGAACCTCGGATGGCTTCCAAAACAGTGGTGATGGCAGCAACCAAGCAGTGGATGGGTGTGTTATTTGTTCCGCCTTGAGGATCTTGGCACTCAGGGCGAACGAATCCAGGTCATCGCCCATGGCAAACACCTTTACAGCCTTAAAGCTTCCCGCCCATACTCCCGCCAGGCTGATCATTCGCTTCACATATTTAGCCTTCCATTGGACGGGTTGTTCCTGCAAGAACACCAGGGTCATGAGACTGCCCATGCTGTGCGAGATAAAGGTCACAGCAGACTGATTGTTGGCCTCATAGGTGTCCTCCACCAGCTGCTTAAGATCaatgaaaaattgttggtTCTCATCTGGAATGGGAGTAATATATGAAAATAGTTGGTAAACAATTCAGAGAAGCAAAGCTCACTTGGCGCTTTTCGGAAGTCATAGGGTGCTCCgtgtatattttgtttgcgAATATATCCCAGGTCCACAAGCACATTGGCTATATCTTTAAAGTAGGCTCCGGCGCTGTTCTTAGTGGGATCGATCCACTCGACCACTTCGGGATCGCCCCAGCCGGGTATTCTCGTCTCCACACCAGGAGTATTGTGTGTGGTCCTTGTTGCCTTGTCGTAGTACAGCTTGACATTGTCTATCCAACAGTAAACCATGGGGATGACCAACTGCTCTAGGTCTAGCCACAGATTGTACCAATCGTGGGTCTTCTGGCAAATTAAGTAAGGAGAGTTGGGCTTATTCAGGCGAGCATCCATTTGGGAGCCTCCGTCGCCAGGTACTGGAACACAAAAGGGAGTAGAATGAGTAGCTGTATGCCTTGATAAAAGTGCTCATTGTACTTACCGAAAATCACTGGAGATCTCTTGGGTtcaggaggcggaggaggaggatcaTTTGATTCGTTCCATTTGctaaatggccaaaagcacTCGCCCAGGTCCAAAAAAGTGGTCAGCAGGAGCACCAAAAGAATTCCCGATTTGAGCCTCA
This genomic window contains:
- the LOC120446508 gene encoding phospholipase A2 group XV-like, with product MRLKSGILLVLLLTTFLDLGECFWPFSKWNESNDPPPPPPEPKRSPVIFVPGDGGSQMDARLNKPNSPYLICQKTHDWYNLWLDLEQLVIPMVYCWIDNVKLYYDKATRTTHNTPGVETRIPGWGDPEVVEWIDPTKNSAGAYFKDIANVLVDLGYIRKQNIHGAPYDFRKAPNENQQFFIDLKQLVEDTYEANNQSAVTFISHSMGSLMTLVFLQEQPVQWKAKYVKRMISLAGVWAGSFKAVKVFAMGDDLDSFALSAKILKAEQITHPSTAWLLPSPLFWKPSEVLATTPSRNYTMAQLKEFFYDLDYMTGWEMRKDTIRYNRNFNPPNVELHCLYGDGIDTVERLQYKKSDINGETPKLIMGLGDGTVNQRSLRACQYWSGYSSAPINTLALQNVDHMHILSNPDVLKYIRTVMKQP